In the Malaya genurostris strain Urasoe2022 chromosome 1, Malgen_1.1, whole genome shotgun sequence genome, one interval contains:
- the LOC131426446 gene encoding prostaglandin reductase 1-like — protein sequence MTVAKKWIYARAFSGLPTAEDFRLEEETLEQIQDGEFLAEAIFSSVDPYMRIYMAQYPVGSVMIGGQIAKVLESKNPNFPVGSYIHGNFGWRTHTVCNPDKTEPHWVPYVLPDFGKEPLSLGLGVLGMPGSTAYFGFLEICKPVPGETVVVSGAAGAVGSIVGQIAKIKGCRVIGLAGSDKKCEWLKTIGFDQAINYKTADIASELKLAAPKGVDCYFDNVGGLITEIVRGQMNSFGRISVCGTISCYNAEKAKVTDPQRDYVWKQLRQEGFINWRWNDRRLEMIEQNLRWIREGKLVYQETVTEGFENMPAAFIGMLSGENTGKAIVKI from the exons ATGACGGTGGCAAAGAAGTGGATTTATGCCCGTGCCTTTTCCGGTTTACCCACGGCGGAAGATTTCCGCCTGGAAGAGGAAACCCTTGAGCAGATTCAGGATGGTG AATTCCTAGCGGAAGCCATCTTCAGCAGTGTCGATCCGTATATGCGCATTTATATGGCGCAGTATCCGGTCGGATCGGTAATGATTGGTGGACAGATTGCGAAAGTTTTGGAAAGTAAAAATCCGAACTTCCCGGTGGGAAGCTACATCCATGGAAACTTCGGCTGGCGAACGCACACCGTTTGTAATCCGGACAAAACCGAGCctcactgggtgccgtacgtgTTGCCGGATTTTGGCAAGGAGCCACTTTCGCTCGGTCTGGGAGTGCTTGGAATGCCGGGAAGTACGGCGTATTTTGGTTTTCTGGAAATCTGCAAACCAGTGCCGGGCGAAACGGTGGTGGTTAGTGGAGCTGCGGGTGCAGTCGGTAGCATCGTGGGGCAGATTGCAAAAATCAAGGGCTGTCGGGTGATCGGATTGGCCGGATCGGACAAAAAATGCGAGTGGCTCAAGACGATCGGATTCGATCAGGCCATCAACTACAAAACGGCCGACATAGCGAGCGAGTTGAAGCTGGCCGCTCCGAAGGGAGTCGATTGCTACTTCGATAACGTGGGAGGACTGATCACGGAGATCGTACGCGGTCAGATGAACAGCTTCGGTAGGATTTCCGTCTGTGGGACGATTTCGTGTTACAATGCGGAAAAGGCCAAGGTTACCGATCCTCAGCGGGACTACGTTTGGAAGCAGCTGCGGCAGGAAGGTTTCATCAATTGGCGCTGGAATGACCGCCGGTTGGAGATGATAGAGCAGAATCTTCGATGGATCCGGGAAGGAAAGCTGGTATACCAGGAAACGGTCACCGAAGGGTTCGAAAATATGCCGGCGGCATTCATCGGGATGCTGTCCGGTGAGAACACTGGCAAAGCGATCGTTAAAATATAA